The sequence ATATCAGTCATTACAACTAGAACGTGCATTCCTAAATCAAATGCCAAATATTCTGCTACAGTTAATGCTACACGAGGTGTGATGATTCTTTCAATTGCAGGATCATCTGCTGTATTTAGAAATAGAACACTTCTTTTGAGTGCACCAGATTCTTCAAGACTTCTTCTGAAATATTCTGCTTCACTGTATTGCACACCGATTGCGGCAAATACCACAGCAAAGTCATCTTGTTTTCCAACAACACTTGCTTGTCTTGCAATTTGTGCTGCCAAAAGGTTGTGAGACATACCAGAACCAGAAAAGATTGGAAGTTTTTGTCCTCTAACTAGAGTCATCAACCCATCAATTACAGATACACCAGTTTGAATGAAATCTTTTGGATATTCACGTTGTTCGGGATTCATTGGTTCTCCGTTAATGTCTACAAATTTATCAGCAATTGGATCTGGGAGTCCATCTTTTGGTCTTCCTAATCCATCAAATACTCTACCAAGTACCTCTTTTGATACTGGCATTTCCATAACTTTACCTACAAATTTTGCTTTAGTTCCAGATATTGACAATCCAGTTGTTCCTTCAAAGACTTGAACAATTGCTTTACCGTTTCCTACTTCGAGAACTTTGCCTAATCTTCTTTCTCCTTCAGTAGTTTCAATTTCAACTAGTTCATCAAATGCTGCACTTTCAACATCATCTACAACAACTAGAGGGCCTTTGATTTCTGCAATCTTACTGTATT comes from Nitrosopumilus oxyclinae and encodes:
- a CDS encoding V-type ATP synthase subunit B, producing the protein MTTEGGVQYSKIAEIKGPLVVVDDVESAAFDELVEIETTEGERRLGKVLEVGNGKAIVQVFEGTTGLSISGTKAKFVGKVMEMPVSKEVLGRVFDGLGRPKDGLPDPIADKFVDINGEPMNPEQREYPKDFIQTGVSVIDGLMTLVRGQKLPIFSGSGMSHNLLAAQIARQASVVGKQDDFAVVFAAIGVQYSEAEYFRRSLEESGALKRSVLFLNTADDPAIERIITPRVALTVAEYLAFDLGMHVLVVMTDMTNYAEALREISAAREEVPGRKGYPGYLYTDLSTIYERAGKLNGRKGSVTQVPILSMPSDDITHPIPDLTGYITEGQIVVGRDLFRQGVYPPINILMSLSRLMKDGIGEGSTRDDHSEVSNQVYDAYSRAQEVRALAGIVGKAGLTEIDLKYMDVGDTFEKEFLTQATDENRTIEETLGLMWKIVSKLPKNEITKIKDKHVEKYYKEE